Below is a genomic region from Hyalangium minutum.
CCGTTCATCCCGTTCCCCGTGTCTTCGAGAGAGAGGCGCAGGGTGGCGGGTGTCATGCCCGTCTCAGCGGGGTAGAGGGCCAGCGAGCCGCTCCAGGTGCCTGCGAGCCGGGCCGGCGGAAGGGGCTCGCCCTGAGGCAGGCTGGGGAGGGGGGGATGCGCGGGCGCTGGGGCCGTGCCGGTGGGGGGGAGCTTCTGCGTGAGAGCCACCTCGGAGCCCACCTGTTGCAGGTAGCGCGCGGTGTCCTCAGGAAGGGACACGAGCGTCACCGGGTGGGCGGCGTCGAAGCCTGAGCCCGTCCAGGGCGCACCGGTGAGGGTGCCGGGCGCACCCGTGCAGGGCTGGTGGAAGATCGAGGCGAACAGGACACAGGCCGAGAGGTAGCTGCCCGCAGGCCCGGGGTGGTGGCCGTCCTGCGCATACAGCTCGAGCTCGGGGTGCTCGCGGCGGACGCGCTCCCATGCGACGCCCACAGGGGCGAGCGCGGCACCCAGCTCGGAGGCAATGCGCGCGTAGGCTTGGGTGAGGTGCCCCTGGGCGGCCAGGTTCGCCTTGCGAGACCACGTCATATAGAAGAGCGGCTTTGCGCCCACCGCCGAGGCCTGGGCCGCCAGCTGGCGCGCCGCGGGGAAGAACAGCGGCTCGGGATCGCCCAGGTAGGCCACGCCGTCGATGCGCATGCCTCCCAGCAGGCTCTGCTCCTGGAGCACCACGTGGCTCCATCCACCCTCGGCCATGCGCCGGGAGGCGGTGCCCTCCGTGAGGAGCCATCGCAGCGTCGCGCCGCCGGTCAGCACGGACTCCGTCTCGATTCGGGACTGCGGGGCCAGGGCGCGCGCGAATCCCTTCAGCATCTCGGGGACGCTGTTCTCATACGTGTAGCTGTTGCCGATGAAGAGGACTCGGGTCATGGCGGAGGGACCTGCGTCGGTAGAGGCCTCGGTGGACGGCGGGGGACTGCGGTCTGTGCGCGAGGTGCAGCCCAGCAGGAGAAGCAGGCTCCAGAACAAGCGGGACATGGCGAGAGGAGCGTTCAGAAGCGCCCGGCGAGTCCACCGAGGACGCCGCCGTGAGGGGTGACGGTGGCCACTGGAATAACCATCGGCGTGAGGGCCCGGTCGCGTTGCCTTCGGGCGAGGGCCCGCGAGTGGGAGAGCTCGTAGCCGATCATGCCTCCGACAACAGGTCCGGCGATGAAGGGGATGACCGCCAACTCATCCGCGGAAGAGGCCAGGCCCAGAGCGAGAAGAGAGCCGATCAGGGTACCGATCGCCGCGCCGCCGGCGGTGGGCCAGTACTCGCCCTCGCCGTGCAGGAGACTTCCCGCGCCGGTGATGCCGAGGGCCGCTCCTCCCGCGAGCCCTGCCAGGCCGAGACCCAAGCCAAGGATGGCTCGGGAATCCTCTCCGCCGTTGCAGGCGTCATCGCAGAGGATCGCGCTGAAGATGAGGAGTCCTCCGGGGATGATGCCCACGGAAGCGCCGACGCTCCCTCCGACGAGCTCGAGGAGCAGCCGAGGCGCGGTGGGACTGGGGTCGGTGCCGGCGTACCAGTCGCGACGGATGATCTCGCCCCGAGACGCGTCCTCAGGGGAGGGCTCGAGGGAATCGCTCGGGGCCGCCTGAGGGCTGTCGGCAGGGGACTCGGGAGGCGCCGGGACGAGCGGAGGGGGTGTCACGTTGGGGACCGGTTGCTCGAGAGGAGCCGCGTTCTGGGCGAGTCCTGGCAGGGGGAGCAGGAGGCAGAACAGCAGCGGCGCGAGGCGAGCGGTCGGCATGCCCCGCAGCGTAATGCCGTGGGAGTGGGAGCAGGAAGCTCAAGGCATGACAGAACCTGTCCGACAAGTAGACAGGTTCGTGGCGGCTCCGTCCGGCAGGCGCCGCTGTATCCTGGTGGGCACTGGGGCTGCGGGGTCCCTTGCGCTCATGGGGGTTGCAAGGCAACCTACAAGGTAGGGTCAGACCCACGTGACCCAGGATGTCAGACCCGGACGGTAGACCCCTCCCCATGGAAACGGGGATGGGCGTTGGAGAGGATGAAGAGAGCATGGGGCGCAAACCGGCCACGTACGCGGATCTGGAAGCGTTACCCGAGAACGTGGTGGGGGAGCTGATCGCTGGGGAGCTGTACGTCAGCCCTCGGCCAGCGTCGCGTCACGCCCGGGCCGCCTCTGTGCTGGGCGTCAAGCTAGGAGGCCCTTTTGACCTGCGAGATGGAGGTCCGGGAGGCTGGGGCATCCTCGACGAACCGGAACTTCACTTCGGGGAGGATGCGCTGGTGCCAGACTTGGCGGGCTGGAGGCGGGAACGGATGCCCGCGTTGCCGGACACCGCAGCCTTCGAGTTGGCACCGGATTGGGTGTGCGAGGTGCTCTCTCCGTCCACGGCCTCGCTGGATCGGACCATCAAACTCCCGGTGTATGCCCGTGAAGGGGTCAGCCATCTGTGGCTGGTGGACCCCAAGGCGCGCACGCTGGAGGTGCTCCGGCTCGACGGGGAGCGCTACACGCTCCTGGGCAAACACGAGGCAGGTGCCCGTGTTCGCGCGGAGCCCTTCGAGGCGCTCGAACTGGAGCTGGCCCCCCTCTGGGAGATGTAGTCCCGAGGAGGGCTCCAGCGGCGCCCCGGTACCGCGGTTACGCCTCTTCGCGCTCCTCGCGCTTGCGGTCACGCTCGGCGCGGTAGCGCTCTCCGAACGCGAGCGACTTCTTGCGCAGGCGCACCGACTTGGGCGTCACCTCCACCAACTCGTCGTCCGCGATCCACTCCAGCGCCTTCTCCAGCCCCATCTCGCGAGGCGGCGTGAGGATGACGTTCTCATCCCGGCCCGCGGCGCGGATGTTGGTCAGCTTCTTCTCGCGGCAGCAGTTGACGTTCAGCTCCGAGGGGTGGGCGTGCTCGCCGATGATCATCCCCTCGTACACCGTCACGCCCGCGCCCACGAACAGCGCCCCGCGCTCCTGGATGCTGAACAGCGCGTACGGCACCG
It encodes:
- a CDS encoding SGNH/GDSL hydrolase family protein, with the protein product MTRVLFIGNSYTYENSVPEMLKGFARALAPQSRIETESVLTGGATLRWLLTEGTASRRMAEGGWSHVVLQEQSLLGGMRIDGVAYLGDPEPLFFPAARQLAAQASAVGAKPLFYMTWSRKANLAAQGHLTQAYARIASELGAALAPVGVAWERVRREHPELELYAQDGHHPGPAGSYLSACVLFASIFHQPCTGAPGTLTGAPWTGSGFDAAHPVTLVSLPEDTARYLQQVGSEVALTQKLPPTGTAPAPAHPPLPSLPQGEPLPPARLAGTWSGSLALYPAETGMTPATLRLSLEDTGNGMNGRARLTFSQGGTAEAPLQPVLQSNELTFSIRDPSFLETTVQFRAVLQAGALQGVAFAEDPQGGRWYGTWKLTPVASEQASQPQSR
- a CDS encoding Uma2 family endonuclease — its product is MGRKPATYADLEALPENVVGELIAGELYVSPRPASRHARAASVLGVKLGGPFDLRDGGPGGWGILDEPELHFGEDALVPDLAGWRRERMPALPDTAAFELAPDWVCEVLSPSTASLDRTIKLPVYAREGVSHLWLVDPKARTLEVLRLDGERYTLLGKHEAGARVRAEPFEALELELAPLWEM